One Rhodoluna sp. KAS3 DNA window includes the following coding sequences:
- a CDS encoding response regulator transcription factor yields MENVKVLIVDDEPNIRDLLSTSLRFAGFSVHAVANGADAVTAAEKGNPDIILLDVMLPDMNGFSVTKKIRSMGINAPVLFLTARDETEDKITGLTVGGDDYMTKPFSLDEIVARINAILRRTKAAEVEESVLEVGEIRINQDAHEVFVNNEVVDLSPTEYKLLRFLMSNPNRVLTKAQILDHVWEYDFNGEMGIVESYVSYLRKKLDPLTSEPLIQTKRGVGYMYKSTKNGK; encoded by the coding sequence GAAAACGTGAAGGTACTTATCGTCGATGACGAACCGAACATCCGCGACCTACTCTCAACCAGTTTGAGATTTGCCGGCTTCAGCGTGCACGCAGTGGCTAACGGCGCCGATGCCGTTACCGCCGCCGAAAAAGGCAACCCAGACATCATCTTGCTTGACGTAATGCTGCCGGACATGAACGGTTTTAGCGTTACCAAGAAGATTCGCTCAATGGGCATCAATGCCCCGGTGCTGTTCTTGACCGCTCGCGACGAAACCGAAGACAAAATTACTGGCCTAACCGTCGGTGGTGATGACTACATGACTAAGCCATTCAGCCTGGATGAAATCGTTGCCCGAATCAATGCCATTCTTCGACGCACCAAGGCCGCCGAGGTCGAGGAATCAGTCCTGGAAGTTGGCGAGATTCGCATCAACCAAGACGCACACGAGGTTTTTGTTAACAACGAAGTGGTTGACCTCAGCCCAACTGAGTACAAGCTACTGCGATTCTTGATGTCCAACCCAAACCGAGTGCTGACCAAGGCTCAAATTTTGGACCACGTCTGGGAGTATGACTTCAACGGAGAAATGGGAATTGTTGAGTCTTACGTTTCTTACCTGCGCAAGAAGCTTGACCCACTAACCAGTGAGCCGCTTATTCAAACCAAGCGCGGTGTTGGCTACATGTACAAGTCGACTAAGAACGGCAAGTAG
- a CDS encoding HAMP domain-containing sensor histidine kinase, which translates to MSSKLGTAWEQISLRTKLTALSVALIGILLAVSSFGTMALLRTYLVANVDTLLSSTAATLSHEDPTQLEERLASRELRLPSLPSDFYIGYVDQSGALLVGLVSSASDLDRVPNLSSFNAVNVLATRGLPFEVDAQGNVTDDAGIDGWRMVAVPLTTMPGSLVVALPTNANGALLSQYASIGGSFGILLLLLSGLSIWLTITSALKPLREVERTATLVAEGDFSQRLIERPGDTEISRINRSLNTMLDGLENAFQDRSRTLEQMRRFVADASHELRTPLVSVRGYAELYRMGALKKPEQVAEAMGRIESEAIRMTGLVESLLTLARLDDAKEPPKTTTNLVTLAIDAAKDVHASSPKQSIAVSNTDGVPLTEADEVLAKVDANAMRQVFTNLLANASRFSAKDGSIEIVLDGTARVDGYPWAIIEVRDHGEGIPEQLREKVFERFYRVDNSRNSETGGSGLGLAIVSSIVRSHQGSIVALETAGGGATFRVAIPA; encoded by the coding sequence TTGTCGTCAAAACTCGGAACCGCATGGGAGCAAATCTCCCTACGCACAAAGCTGACAGCGCTATCAGTAGCGTTGATTGGCATTTTGCTTGCGGTTTCTAGTTTTGGAACCATGGCACTGCTGCGCACCTACCTGGTCGCCAACGTCGACACCCTGCTGAGCTCAACCGCGGCAACCCTCAGCCACGAGGACCCAACTCAGCTTGAAGAAAGACTTGCTAGTCGCGAACTCAGGCTTCCTAGCCTGCCCAGCGATTTTTACATTGGATACGTCGACCAGTCTGGTGCGCTATTAGTTGGTCTGGTCTCTTCCGCGAGCGATCTTGATCGCGTTCCAAACCTTTCAAGCTTTAATGCGGTCAATGTTCTGGCGACTCGCGGTTTGCCATTTGAGGTAGATGCCCAAGGCAACGTCACAGATGATGCCGGCATCGATGGCTGGCGCATGGTCGCAGTACCGCTGACCACCATGCCTGGCTCTCTAGTTGTTGCACTGCCAACCAACGCCAACGGCGCGTTGCTTTCGCAATACGCATCCATCGGTGGCAGTTTTGGAATTTTGCTGCTGCTGCTCAGTGGACTAAGTATTTGGCTAACCATCACGTCCGCCCTGAAGCCTCTGCGCGAGGTCGAGCGAACCGCCACCTTGGTAGCCGAGGGTGACTTTTCGCAGCGACTTATCGAGAGACCAGGCGACACCGAAATTTCGAGGATCAACCGCTCACTAAACACAATGCTCGACGGGCTGGAAAACGCATTCCAAGACCGATCCCGCACCCTTGAACAGATGCGCCGCTTCGTTGCCGATGCCTCACACGAACTGCGGACTCCCCTAGTCTCGGTGCGCGGATACGCAGAGCTGTATCGAATGGGTGCGCTCAAGAAGCCTGAGCAGGTTGCCGAGGCTATGGGCCGCATCGAGTCCGAGGCGATTCGTATGACCGGACTCGTGGAAAGCCTGCTTACCTTGGCTCGCCTCGATGATGCCAAAGAGCCGCCAAAAACCACGACTAACCTCGTGACTCTGGCCATTGATGCTGCCAAAGATGTGCATGCCTCCTCGCCAAAGCAAAGCATCGCAGTTTCTAACACCGATGGCGTGCCGCTGACGGAAGCCGACGAAGTGCTTGCCAAAGTGGACGCCAACGCCATGCGTCAGGTGTTCACCAACCTTCTGGCCAACGCTTCGCGCTTTTCTGCCAAAGACGGTTCCATTGAGATTGTCCTTGACGGTACGGCCCGGGTCGACGGCTATCCTTGGGCCATCATCGAAGTTCGCGATCACGGCGAGGGTATCCCCGAGCAGCTTCGCGAAAAAGTTTTTGAGCGCTTCTATCGAGTTGATAATTCGAGAAACAGTGAAACTGGCGGTTCTGGCCTTGGACTCGCAATCGTTTCGAGCATCGTTAGATCTCACCAGGGCTCGATCGTAGCCCTCGAAACTGCTGGTGGCGGAGCCACTTTCCGAGTAGCCATCCCTGCTTAG
- a CDS encoding WXG100 family type VII secretion target, translating to MTQFTVDSDQVMAANANIQITISKLSNEVQLLHGQLQGLQASWTGLAATSFQELASRWRVTAGAVEAQLAELGSALGMAAQQYSDIELSNQRLFL from the coding sequence ATGACTCAATTCACCGTAGACAGCGATCAAGTAATGGCGGCAAACGCCAACATCCAAATCACAATCTCCAAACTCAGCAACGAGGTCCAACTGCTTCACGGGCAACTTCAAGGGTTGCAAGCTTCATGGACTGGTCTGGCTGCGACCAGCTTTCAGGAGCTAGCCAGCCGCTGGCGGGTTACGGCCGGGGCTGTCGAGGCTCAATTGGCTGAGCTAGGTAGCGCCCTTGGAATGGCAGCTCAGCAATACTCCGACATTGAACTTTCCAACCAACGATTGTTTCTGTAG